The Elaeis guineensis isolate ETL-2024a chromosome 12, EG11, whole genome shotgun sequence sequence CTGAGGCATTGACATCCAATAAGCCATCCTTTTCGAGATGTATAAtaagaataataattttttatattcaatATGAAGTCGTTGGAGGTTGCCAACTTTATAAGAAGCTTGTGACTTTAGAAACTCAAATGTAATCATAGGTTAGACTGAGGTTCTATAAATTACTTTACCCTGACATACTCTACATATATTGTAATTGGCTAGGTCTGCGGACTATATATAAAGTTGAGAATCGAGAACTTTTAAGCAATTTAAGGGTTAATAAGTGACTTAGAAAGAAATTTTCTCAACATGTCTAAATTTATAGTTGGCAAGGCTTGCCAATTATCAAGCTTATAGCTTGCGAGCATGAAAGTAACTTATGAGCCTAACCAGCTAGACAGACATAACGTTTCCTCAATATGCTCCGTATCAAATAAAGTCGGCAAATTCTGCCAACTTCATATGGGCTTATTACTTAGAGattttaacataatttaatttttaaacaagaggcattgaaataatttttactcATCATATTGCAAATAATTTGAAATTGACAAACTTTGCTGACTTCGTATCAACCTTGCGGTTTCGGCTCTTAAAGTTCCATGTGTCTTGTCCGGGGGGATTGAATATTTTTCTCCTTACCATAATTGCACAAACTAAAGTTGGCGCATGCGATGGACGTCGTATCCTTAGTATTCTGGGCTGCCGCGCTGGATCTCCGGCGAACTATTGAACTCCTCTGCGATCGCCGCTGTCCTCCTCGCATGCCGCGGACTGGAGAGGGAAGTGCGAAGAGTGTCGTAGGGTAGCGAAGAACGGCAACCGTTCGATGAAATGCCTCCTCGCATGCCGCGGACTGGAGAGGGGAGTGCGAAGAGTGTCGTAGGGTAGCGAAGAACGGCAACCGTTCGATGAAATGCTCGAGAGACATGACAGTTACCGCTGACTTTAAGGAAAGCTTTTGGCTTGGGGACTAAGTTCCACAAGGGAGTTTAAATAATTTGAACAGCAAACTACTTCCAATCTATCGAAAGGCGGTGGCCCCGGTTCGAGAGAGAGTAGGAGGAGTCAGCGAGGGATAAGCAAATCGGTGGCGATGGATCCGAAGACGGACAAGCTGATACGGAGGACTACAATGGTGGGCACGGCCACCGCCGCCTACTTCCTTCTCACTGCCGATTATGGCCCCCAGGAGAATGCCCTCGATCCCGTGagccttctttactcattttttcCTTACTTATTCTGTAATCCTGAAATCTTTTTCCTGTGTTCATGCAATCAAATCCTTTGATTTCTTATTCTTAGAATGTTTTAACTTCGTTTtttttatatgagatatttttctgGAATTCGTTTTGTTTTGATTAGCAAAATCACCTCTTAATCATTTCCCTCCTCACTCTAGAATCTGAATCCTACCATTGCCTTTTCGATCTCCATTAAAATTTGTCAGCGGTAATTGGTGCAAAAAAAAAACCCCTAAATTAGTGAAAACCCTAACTTTTCCGTAGACATTGATTTGTTCGTTCTCGCAAAAAGTTCTGATCGCCCTAACCTTTCCCTCCTCACTTCCACATCAAAGTTTTGATCACCTTGGACTAAAGATTGTAGTTTTGGAGAATGCAACATCTTGTATGGTTTGATGCAAGTCTCGAGAGAGAATTTGTTGTGTTTCGCTGTTTTATATCAATCGAATTCTCTTGTAAGAGTAATACGTAACTTCTGACTGTTTGGTTTAGAACACCACACATCATGCACTTCACatgttcgaaagatttttggttcTTCGTGATTTCAGTTTTATGAAATGGTTGAGGGAAGGATAATTGGGTTGGTTTGAATTTCTATTAGCTATCTATTATTTTGAGACCAACACGGGGCATTGAAAGTACCACTTTGAATGCTCTGAATGCGTCTGATTTTTAGCCATCCCTCTCAGAGTTCCTTTCTAAAGGCGAATTTAAGGTTGGGATGACAAAAACAATCGCTTGACTCTCTATGTTACTAGTTTATGTGGTGGTCATTAGCTGCATGAGATTTTCATTAATTATTGAAAAAAACTCTTGTTCTTTGTTATTGTTACTGTTgtgttctttttgttttctttttggtaGTGAAAATTAGGTGAGATTACCCAGAATTTTCATCAAGGAAATATGTTAAAGTTATTTGACATATGGTTCCCATGGTGTATATTTGGAACCTCGCTCTGCAATTGATCAATAAGTTCGGGCTTCTGCAATTTTCATAGTTCTAGAAGCAGGTTCCCTTTGCTTCTCCTCTTAACTACAATTTTATGTTATCAATTCATGAGCCACCTGAGTCTTGAGACAGGATACTCACTTGTTACCATGAACCAACCATGCACGCCATGGAATCTTCTTCATGTAATATGATATTCTACCTTTTTAACGTGCAGAGTTTTCTCCACTTGACTGATGTTGAAACCCTTATTCAATTTTTCCATTCATAATCCCGCTATATCATTCATTTCACACTGTTGTCTTTGTGTGACTTACAAATGTTTTTTCACTTGTGGATGCTGAAACCTCTCTTCATGCTACACTATCTCATGAATTATTGGACTTATCCATGTAGCGGCATCTAACCCAATATCTCTTGATGATCATATTTCTTTCAACATCTCTGAATTGGATAGGTATCGTCTCGAATGTTTCTTTTACCTCTTGTTTTTTTTGCTATCTTATATTTGCTTGATGTTTTAGTATTCCTCCTTCAGTGAAGCACCTAATATTCCATTTTCTTCAAGTAAATATTGCTGTTTGATCGGTCTTCTGCATTGATTAGGTTTTATGCCTTTTTTTGCTTCATTTGCTGCTCTAACTGTGAAAAGGATTTATTTCAGATAAAGAGGGCTATAGAATCGGTGCAATTATCTCTGAAGAGGTTTATTTTTGGTCAAGACAAAAAACTACAAGAAAATGAGAAGGAGAAATCAAAATATAATGATGTAAAGTAGAAACATCATCTGTTTGGAGTAATCCGGGTTCAACGCTAGTGTTATTAAGTGTGGGAGACCTCTCTTGTCAtgcttggagaaaaattctgtaaTATATATGAAATTGTAGCAGTCCAATATATGCTGTATCATGGATGATTTTGACTTCCTGTAAGCTAAGTAATTTCGAGATGATGATTTTAATGCCTGCACACAAATGATTTAGTCTTTTCAACTTTGAATATTTGATATGTCATGCCACTTCCAATGGTTTTTCACGGCACAGATAGAAATTTTAGggatataatataataaagaatCATACAGGTCCTTTTTTAAGGATAGTTGCAGATGCTGTTCTGGCTATCTTGTTATgttttcaaaacaaaaaaaataattttttgaatgcttgGAGTTATTACAAAATGACATGAACCTTAAGGGTTAGGGGTGGTACTTACGAGCAGTAAGTGCACAATATTATCTGAACAAAACCTATAGTTGAAGGTTTGCTTCCAGAAAATTAATTTCTGGCTCCCTATTAGACTCACCTAAAAATTATCTTAGTGTATtgctgtttttctttctttctttgctttGCAATCTGACCATAACATGTTGCCTGTAAGGTCTGCTTTTATAATCTCTCTTTGTTCTTCTAATCAAGTACATGGAAAATTGCTTctccttttttgtttttgttttttaaaaactCATGGCGTGCTATTATATCACTTATGGAATAGGGATGAAACATTATCAATTTGGTTTCAAAAGTCGGATACTCAGAGATGCACATCTAGTTACTCCAATAGTTATAAGAGTGAAACTAGCAGTCATGTATCATTCTAGCTTATCGTTAGGAATTAAAAAAGGAATTAGGCCAGAGTAGATGAGGAGCGGCCAGTTTTTATTTTACCGGTAGATGTTGGCTTCTTCATCCTGACCATCATGTTCTTTAAGCCTGTTGTTAGCAGAGATTGTCATAATACAAGATTTTAAGATAATATTATCATAGGATTTGTTGGGCATCGTTGTGTGTTTTTGTTTCTCCATGGAGTGAAATATCATATTAATGCTAAGATTGCATTTGTGCAAAATTTCTGCTATTTCTTGCTATATTTTCACTCtttttttcctctggaggcagtaacttttctttccaaaagctctaaaaattttataaaaaatttcagaCATTGAAAAAAAATCACTGTGCATGTTATTTAGTCTAgttctttttctttctggattTTTAGTACCAAAACAGGTTGTGTTCTGGAGCGGCATTGTGCGATGGAAAtgatgtcatggtgtacattttGGCAGGGCACGCTCTAGAAAAGCTAAAGCATTAAACCTATCCTAAATAAATCGCCAACAAAATCTCCATCGGCacactcattctctaatgataaAATCATTCATTAGAGCATATAAATCGCCGACTATATATATTATCTtccttaaattaaaatttcatttaATATGCATGGTTTAGAAACAACAGTCTCCTAATATCTCTCAATATATCTTGAGATTCGTGCATAGCATCTAGAGTCTATGATTATATGAAGTACAAATTCTTAAGACGCTATGAGCGACACTGAGGTGTAATAGAAACTTTTAGTCTCCTCAGCAACATTTACATAAATTTTCTGTTACTAAGACGCAACACAAGAAAATCTCCACTGGCGCACTCGTTCTTTAAAGGCCATGATACACGTATCTAATCtaataaatctaatatatattactAGTACTCAACCACTGTATTGCTGAAGTTTAATTGATATTAataataatgatatttttttatgatatgaatgttagtaaatttaaaaataaaaaatattataaaatagatttgcagaatatatttttgataattctaGTGCATGAATTCATAGCATTAAAGTTTAGAAGTAacagaagaaaattttttatagCGAGCACATAGTTATGTCATAGCATTATCACTCCGATGCATATTTTTCTAATTACAAAATATGGAGGCAATCAACCAATACTTGAAAAAGTAAAAGCCCTCCTCACAAaggcatccaaaaaaaaaaaaaaaaactatccagGTGATCAACAAAAGGAGTGCCAGAGAAGAATTAAGGATGTATTACAAAGTTGGATGCAACCTGTAGTGCaaattatataatcatataaataaaaattatcactATACTCATTCTCCATTTGTGGAATATCCAATCTATATAATCAGCAGACAATTACAGAATTACATATAAACAAGGGATCTGAGGCTTTTATGGTTGTAGATAgacaaagaaaagaggagaaaagagggTTGTGGCTCACCTAAGATTGTGGAAGGGGCTGACCTTTTCTCAATTAGATTGATCAATTTatttcatttttctctttttggAATTCTAAACTCTCTCTAtacagtaaaaaaaatatatatgtacaGCGGCTTCCATTCACCTCTATCATGCCTTCATTGGAAATACCACCCACCGGCCATCCCCATCAGGTAGCCTCCATATAGTTATCGTGATAACAGAGccccataaattgaaaattttgtagccaaaGAAGAGTCCTTCGGACCAAAAATCCCCAAACCCCACAAAATATCatacttctaccaagattaagctctcaaaacctagaAAAAATCATTTGTTTTTGTTGGTTTTTCCTATGTTTCCCCCATTTTTCCCTCTATTTTTACATAAGATAAAACAAATGTTTGTGGTTGTTTCTTCTGGCAATAATTTGGAAGTGGGGATGCGGCTCGTTTTGGATTGATGACCTCCCAGCTTGTTTGGAATTAACTTTTACCATCAAACGAAATGTGTATAGTCATAGAGGAGTCAAATTGGATAGTTTCCTGTGTCTTAAGTTGTCCATATGATCAGTGGGCTAATCATCTTGACTGATAACTGATCAGTGGCTACAGAGGAAAACTGGGTTTAATTTTCATGCACTTGGGTGTGATCTTAAACATCAATCAGAGGAAAATAAGAGAAGAGGTGGAACTTCATACCTGCTAAAGGATCTGGGTTGGTGGTATTacccaaggaaaaaaaaagggtCCAGGTTGGTGCAAAGTTTCAGGCTCTAACATCCTGGTTTGGATATCAAAATAAGCTGTCAAGTATTTTGATAGTTTATTTCGGTACCAAAACCAGGCTATCCTGAGTAAGTATTTACCGGATACCAACGGTTAGGTCACCGTAAGTACACGAGGCCGAACCCGCCTCTTGGAGACTCTTCTTGGAGCATAGTTCTATGATCTCTTAACTTCAAATAGAGAGGACAAAATCACAAACACCTTGTAAGTTTTGTGTAGTTTTTTCCTTTCGGTTAGAAGAAATATAGGCATAGAGTCCTAAAAAATAAAACTCGACACATGATATTACGAAAGattattctataattttatattattatataaatataga is a genomic window containing:
- the LOC105054857 gene encoding uncharacterized protein encodes the protein MDPKTDKLIRRTTMVGTATAAYFLLTADYGPQENALDPIKRAIESVQLSLKRFIFGQDKKLQENEKEKSKYNDVK